One Canis lupus dingo isolate Sandy chromosome 29, ASM325472v2, whole genome shotgun sequence genomic region harbors:
- the LOC112678459 gene encoding L-lactate dehydrogenase B chain-like, translating into MATLKEKLIAPVAEEAAIPNNKITIVGVGQVGMACAISILGKSLADELALVDVLEDKLKGEMMDLQHGCLFLQTPKIVADNDYSVTANSKIMVVTAGVRQQEGKSHLNLVQRNVNVFKFIIPQIVKYSPDCIIIVVSNPVDILTYVTWKLSGLPKHRVIGSGCNLDSARFHYLMAEKLRIHPSSCHGWILGEHGDSSVAVWSGVNVAGVSLQELNPEMGTDNDSENWKEVVESAYEVIKLKEYTNWAIGLSVADLIESMLKNLSRIHPVSTMVKGMYGIKSEVFLSLPCILNARGLTSVINQKLKDNEVAQLKKSADTLWDIQKDLKDM; encoded by the coding sequence ATGGCAACTCTTAAGGAAAAATTGATTGCACCAGTTGCAGAAGAGGCTGCGATCCCAAACAATAAGATCACTATAGTGGGTGTTGGACAAGTTGGTATGGCATGTGCCATCAGCATTCTGGGAAAGTCTCTGGCTGATGAACTTGCCCTTGTGGATGTTTTAGAAGATAAACTCAAAGGAGAAATGATGGATCTACAGCATGGATGCTTATTTCTACAGACACCTAAAATTGTGGCAGATAATGATTACTCTGTGACTGCCAATTCTAAGATTATGGTGGTGACAGCAGGAGTCCGCCAGCAGGAGGGAAAGAGCCACCTCAATCTGGTGCAAAGGAATGTTAATGTCTTCAAATTCATTATTCCTCAGATAGTCAAGTACAGTCCTGATTGTATCATAATTGTTGTTTCCAACCCAGTGGATATTCTTACATATGTTACCTGGAAACTAAGTGGACTACCCAAGCACCGTGTGATTGGAAGTGGGTGTAATCTGGATTCTGCTAGATTTCACTATCTTATGGCTGAAAAACTTCGCATTCATCCCAGCAGCTGCCATGGATGGATTTTGGGAGAACATGGTGACTCAAGTGTGGCTGTGTGGAGTGGAGTGAATGTGGCAGGTGTTTCTCTTCAGGAACTGAATCCAGAAATGGGAACAGACAACGACAGTGAAAATTGGAAGGAAGTGGTTGAAAGTGCCTATGAAGTCATCAAGCTAAAAGAATATACCAACTGGGCTATTGGATTAAGTGTGGCTGATCTCATTGAATCCATGTTGAAAAATCTCTCCAGGATTCATCCAGTGTCAACAATGGTGAAGGGCATGTACGGTATTAAGAGTGAAGTCTTCCTGAGTCTTCCATGTATCCTGAACGCTCGGGGCTTAACCAGTGTGATCAATCAGAAGCTGAAGGATAATGAGGTTGCCCAGCTCAAGAAAAGTGCAGATACCTTGTGGGACATCCAGAAAGACCTAAAAGATATGTGA